The Anguilla rostrata isolate EN2019 chromosome 2, ASM1855537v3, whole genome shotgun sequence genome contains the following window.
GTGCTAAAAAAAGGACTAGACCATGATTTTACAAGCAGTTGTCAAATATTCAGTTCAATTACACATTTCTGATGTCAAAGTTTCACAGAGACACTTGACAGAAACAGGCCATTGAAAAAATTAGGTAACTCCCAgcaggaacacaaaaaaatcagcaaGTGAGGTAAGAACTCATCAgctggcacaaaaaaaagaaaaaaactcaaatgatGAGGAAGAACAGACCAGTTGGGCAAAATCAAGGGAGATATAGAGAGGGAGCCCATTTCCCGCTGAGTGGCCTGGTTTCATATGTCGAACATAAGATAAATAATAAGAGACAGGTAATGGTGAATCTATTGAAGCATGCAGAGAATTGCATAGGGAATTATCCAAGCTGCTAAACCAgaaattgcaaacaaaaaagcacaaattccTATTCAGAAAAGGTGCGGCTGATGCAATGCATCAAGGCCTTTGGGTTGTATAATGAGATGGGCTTGAACAAGGCAAGAGACGGAGCTGGATGAGGCTTCTGGAGAAGAGAACAGAAATGCAAAATGGGTTTTGAAAGAGCTTAACACCAAGCAGGGTGCATGCTAATGGAAAGAGTCTGCTATTgggcaaaaatgtaaaagaacaACCCTCAATCATTCATCTCTATTTCAGCTCGATGGCATAATCTAGCCTGGCCACTCATATTCCAACATAAGCGCTTTCTTTCAAATGTGTGGTCGTGTTGTGCCAGAACATAACAGAGTGTTAACAGAACATAACAGGTTTATTcaaagaataaattaaacaaaaaaactactgGAACTTAATGGAATTAAGCAAATATGaagaaagtaaatgaaaaacaattagcaCTGCAATAAAAACACTAGCGCTTCTTGATTGTATGGATTTTAACTGCACCTAAATGAATTATGATTTATGGAAAGAGAACACACATGGAACATGATTTATAataacagtaacacacacagaacataaatTTGAGGTTGGGGAGATATCTTGAGAATTGAGTAGGTTCTGCGTGTGCCCTCAAATGCAACAATGGGTTAGAAGTGCTGGCTGGTTCCAGTAGAGTAAGGGAGGCACAAAGATGGATTGAACTGCAAATACTGCTGAATCAGGGAAAGgttattttgtaaaattgtaataaacataaCATTGATAGTTTGAGTTTGGGACCATTTGTGAAGCATTCAATATAAAGAGACTGACGTTTAAAAAGtaggaaatgtaaatgtaacaaagACAGTAAAGTGTAAAAGTTACTTAAACTACACTTACTGAACTTACATCTGAACGTCTCAACTGTTCAACTTGTGAAACAGAAATTAAGAGCAAAGTAACAGTGCACATCATTAATTGAAAACAAGTGCTACTAAGTGTTACctgaacagagaaaatgaacatatttttacatattctcTTTACATAGAATTCTGAAACAAATCAAGCTGAGAAGATTCAACTGCAGGCATATTGCTTCTATTGGCAAAGATGTCATTCAAATGTAAGCTCATGGCTTATAATATATGCATAATTGCTCTAGGCCTATTATTTACTCATCGATGTGATTGGTTAGAGCTTGCAAATGCAAACCGTTGCTTGTCTCAATTGCACATAAATACGTGAATCTTGCCTCACATTTCACTTCGCTTTGCAACCAGAACTGTACTGTAGTGAAGAGTCCGCAGCTGAACAGCCAAAATGGGTGTAAGTATAGAGAatttttcatatgaaaaagctgaaaaagaATGCCTACAGAATTCTGTAAATGATGTGCATAGAGTAATTTGTTCAGATTTAGAGAATCCAAATCCATCTTACAGTTGAAATATACTCAATGTGACATAAAGAAAGAGGATATTTACACAATAGATAAAGCGAAGAGAAAGTTGAAACcgatattaattatttatctaATTGTTTAGTACTTAAGCATTCACCAAACGGAGCCCTTGTAGCTCAGTGTGAAGCTATCACCAGCTCTGTTTATCATGGGGGGCATTCCTTGCTCATAGCTTCCCTCCTGAgaaaattgtgtaatttatCATTGAACTATGAAAATGGCGACTTTCTCACTTCAAATGCCTGAGAGAAGTAAAAGAGTCATTGTACGGAATGCAGACATATTTGGCCGTCTTCTTACTGCACATAATCACAAGAGAAATACATGCATCAGTGTGAAAGCGGTTTGCATGTACAGAAGGAAATCTTTGTGCTTGCACTATAAGTGTGTctgcttttttgtcttttttagcTACCAATGCAGTTGAGAAACCTGACCTTTAGGTCAGGAATGGAACTGTGTGTCAAAGGTGTTATCCAATCCTCTGTGATTCGGTAAGCCAGTACTTTATTGCTATGAGGCCTGTTTACTGTATTCACAAAACCACTTACTGACTTCATCTATGaccatccatttaaaaaaaaaaaaaagatctcatcATTTCCTGCTTTCTGGTCGGTTACCTTCCCTTGTGCGGCTCCCTTTATCTCACAGTTTCGCGATCAACGTGGGCCACTCCAGTGACCTCATCGCACTGCACTTCAACCCACGCTTCAACTATGCTGGGGACGTCCGCACCATCGTCCTGAACACCAAAAAAGATGAAACCTGGCAAGAAGAGCAGAGAAGCAAAGAATTCCCCTTTGAGGCAGGGAAGGACTTTGAGGTGAGGCCTGGGACAGGGACACACTGAGTTGTAGGCCCTCACTCCTTTGCACCTGCGTTCAATGGATCAGCCTGAAACGGCTAAATGAAAAGCCCTTGCATCATACAAAATGATGAGAAATTTCACCCAAGAATTGTTAGGCACCATCCTATGGATAATTGACCTTCACAATTCTGCATGCAAGATATATTGACCCTTTAAAAAGAGGTCTGAAATTCTGTACCAGGACAGCAGAGCTTCATGACAAATATTTCAGTCAAATCATTCAGAGTGGTGTTTGGTTATGAGAACCTCCAATGATGAGGCTTTCCACATTAATTAATACCAAACTCTTCATTTCCTccagtgttgttttttatttgagaaatttctgaaaataaatattcccaacaaaagattacattacattacattataggcatttagcagacgctcttatccagagcgacgtacaacaagtgcataggtttcatgatgtagaggcgcaaaagaaacactagagtgaagtaaggatcgtagtgccagaagtgaccacatcgatcaggactccaaccctgtagagtaagcttgttcagcaagcaagaatcctaccaagtacaaactagcactggaatcacacctaatcatacaaaaacaatcctgccagatacactaacataatcaaattatcctagctaggtacagtgagctgaactataggctagggaggggtggggagaggtgcagcctgaagagatgagtcttcagtctgcgtttgaaagtggtgagattctctgctgttctgaccatcacggggaggtcattccaccagcgggGGGctaggacagacagcagacgggagcgggaagtgcagacgcgaagagggggaggtgccaagcgtccagaggtggcagaacggagaggtctggctggtgtgtagggtctgatgatcctctgaatgtaccctggtgctgaccccttagctgcctggtatgcaagcaccaaggtcttaaatttgatgcgagccataacaggcagccagtggaggtcagtgagcaggggggtgacatgggaatgtctggggaggttgtagaccagacgcgctgcagcattctggatgagctgcaggggtctgatggcggatgctggcagaccagccagtagcgagttgcagtagtccaagcgggacaggaccatcgcttgaaccaggagctgggttgcgtaggtgatgaggaaggggcggattctccggatgttgtacaggaagaacctgcacgttcgactcaccgccgtgatgttctgggagagggacagtctgttgtccatcaccactccaaggtttttggcagtgggtgatgatgacaccacagtgtcccctagggaaataaaaaagtcgagaaggttagaggatggagcagggatgaagatcatctccgtcttgcctgggttcagcttaagatggtggttatccatccagctctggatgtccctcaggcaagcagagatgcgagcagagacctgagtgtcagagggcggaaaggagagaaagagttgggtgtcatcggcataacaatgataggacaacccatgggcagagattacaggaccaagagattgggtgtacagggagaataggatgggaccaaggacagagccctggggaactcctgtggcaagggggcgaggtgctgatactgcaccagcccaggtgacttggaaggagcgaccggagaggtaggactcaatccagtctagtgcggtgccacagatccccatagctgccagggaggacaggaggatggggtggttgacggtgtcaaaggcagcagaaaggtctaggaggatcaggacagatgaatgggaggctgcttgtgcggcgtgaagcgactcattgaccgagaggagtgcggtctctgttgagtggccaggtctgaagccagactgataggggtctaggaggttgttcagggagagaaaagaggagagttgattagaagcagctcgttcaattgttttggataggaaagggagaagggagacagggcggtagttctggatgacagagggatccagagtgggctttttcaacagtggggtgatgtgggccagcttgaaagaagaggggaaacatccagaagacaaggaggagtttacgagggaggtgacatgtgggaggatgtcaggtgtgatagtctgaaggagagaggaagggatggggtcaagagcacaggtggtagggcggtgggagataaatatgtagcctaaataTGAAGCACAAAACTGCACTGTTAAGATTTGAATATTTTCTTATTCATAGATCTGTTGTGGGTTCATTGTTTTAAACTGCAGGTgtggtgttttagtgtgttcTCTGTGAGTTGGACTGTGTTAACGTTCTTCTTTGGTATCTTACCTCTCCTGCCTTTTTTCCACATCCCTCTTTTTAACTTTCCTATGTTCTCTCATTCTATCTCCCAGGTGACCATTGTCTTCAACTCTGACACTTTTGACATTTATCTGTCAAATGGCAGCATGGTGCAGTTCCCCAACCGTCTGGGTAGCATggcatacaaatacatttcGTTTGGGGGAGAAGCCAGGGTCCGAGACATAAGTGTGAGACCATCTGACAAACCAACCAAGAGATAGACATCCCACTTCTGACTCCCGGTTGGCTGCTCGGCTCCCTGCTTCGATCCCTGCAGATCCCAGTGCTTCTGTCTGTACAATCTCACTCAGCATGGAAGTTAATAAATAGCTAGCAACTAAATcttggtgcctgtgtgtggatgtttactTGTACGTATTTTATCAGGATTTGACACT
Protein-coding sequences here:
- the LOC135248776 gene encoding galactose-binding lectin l-1-like, producing the protein MGLPMQLRNLTFRSGMELCVKGVIQSSVIRFAINVGHSSDLIALHFNPRFNYAGDVRTIVLNTKKDETWQEEQRSKEFPFEAGKDFEVTIVFNSDTFDIYLSNGSMVQFPNRLGSMAYKYISFGGEARVRDISVRPSDKPTKR